One genomic segment of Roseovarius carneus includes these proteins:
- the pncB gene encoding nicotinate phosphoribosyltransferase, with the protein MVDIAARVHNHKWKIDPIVRSLIDTDFYKLLMCQSVFRYRPDTQVRFSLINRSKHIPLADLIDEGELREQLDHIRSLNLTRGESTWMRGNMFYGKRAMFTPEFMDWFENLRLPPYHLERVGDQYELSFEGSWPEVMLWEIPALAVLMELRSRTVLHDMRKFELQVLYARAMTKLWEKVERLRDVEDLRLADFGTRRRHSFLWQDWCVQAMTEGLGEKFVGTSNCLIAKNRDLEAIGTNAHELPMVYAALAETDEALARAPYDVLSDWHEEHDGNLRIILPDTYGTPGFLERAPDWLAGWTGIRIDSGDPATGAERAIAWWKARGEDPTQKLVIFSDGLDVDKIAELSAQFAGRVRVSFGWGTLLTNDFRGLTPDDRLAPFSMVCKAVSADGRATVKLSDNPRKAMGPKDQIERYKRVFGVGEQAEQEVLV; encoded by the coding sequence ATGGTCGATATCGCCGCCCGCGTTCACAACCACAAATGGAAGATCGACCCCATTGTGCGGTCTTTGATCGACACCGATTTCTACAAGCTTTTGATGTGCCAGTCGGTGTTCCGCTATCGCCCTGATACGCAGGTGCGCTTTAGTCTGATCAACCGCTCCAAGCATATCCCGCTGGCCGATCTGATTGATGAGGGCGAGCTGCGCGAACAGCTTGATCATATCCGCTCGCTTAACCTCACCCGCGGCGAGAGCACATGGATGCGTGGCAACATGTTCTACGGCAAGCGGGCCATGTTCACGCCTGAATTCATGGACTGGTTCGAGAACCTGCGCCTGCCGCCCTATCATCTGGAGCGGGTGGGCGATCAATATGAGCTGAGCTTTGAAGGATCATGGCCCGAGGTGATGCTCTGGGAAATCCCGGCGCTGGCGGTGCTCATGGAGTTGCGCTCACGCACCGTGCTGCACGACATGCGCAAGTTTGAGCTTCAGGTGCTTTATGCCCGCGCGATGACCAAGCTTTGGGAAAAGGTGGAGCGGCTGCGTGATGTCGAGGACCTGCGCCTTGCGGATTTCGGCACACGGCGGCGGCACAGCTTTCTCTGGCAGGATTGGTGTGTGCAGGCGATGACCGAGGGGCTGGGCGAGAAATTCGTGGGCACCTCCAATTGCCTCATCGCCAAGAACCGTGATCTGGAGGCAATCGGCACCAACGCCCATGAGCTGCCCATGGTCTATGCCGCACTTGCCGAAACGGACGAAGCGCTGGCCCGCGCGCCTTACGATGTCCTCAGCGATTGGCATGAGGAGCATGACGGCAATCTGCGCATCATCCTGCCCGACACCTATGGCACGCCCGGCTTTCTGGAGCGTGCGCCCGATTGGCTTGCAGGCTGGACGGGTATCCGCATCGACAGCGGTGATCCGGCCACCGGGGCCGAGCGTGCGATTGCATGGTGGAAAGCGCGGGGCGAGGACCCAACGCAAAAGCTGGTGATTTTTTCCGACGGGCTGGACGTGGACAAGATCGCCGAGCTGTCGGCGCAATTTGCAGGCCGGGTGCGGGTGTCCTTCGGCTGGGGCACGCTTCTGACCAATGATTTCCGTGGCCTCACGCCCGATGACCGTCTCGCGCCCTTCTCAATGGTGTGCAAGGCCGTGTCTGCCGATGGGCGCGCTACGGTCAAGCTCTCGGATAACCCGCGCAAGGCGATGGGCCCCAAGGATCAGATCGAGCGCTATAAACGCGTCTTTGGCGTGGGTGAACAGGCCGAGCAGGAGGTGCTTGTCTAG
- a CDS encoding hypervirulence associated TUDOR domain-containing protein, with translation MGIAVGDTVRWNWGSGTGTGAVTERFTSKVTCRIKGTDVTRDGSVSDPAFLIEQEDGDIVLKSNSELERI, from the coding sequence ATGGGCATCGCAGTGGGCGACACGGTAAGGTGGAATTGGGGCAGCGGCACAGGAACCGGCGCGGTGACCGAGCGCTTCACCAGCAAGGTGACATGCCGGATCAAAGGCACAGACGTGACCCGAGATGGCAGCGTGAGCGACCCCGCCTTTCTGATTGAGCAGGAAGACGGCGACATTGTTCTCAAATCCAACTCCGAATTGGAAAGGATCTGA
- a CDS encoding DUF7218 family protein has translation MSRDHGPSIKDDETYEALREDGASRQKAAAIANAQANPDMHPSKTGGAHPPYEEWTKDDLLTRARELDVKGRSKMTKGALIKALRA, from the coding sequence ATGAGCCGCGATCACGGACCCTCAATCAAGGATGATGAGACCTATGAGGCCCTGCGCGAGGACGGTGCGTCGAGGCAAAAGGCGGCGGCCATTGCCAATGCACAGGCAAACCCCGACATGCACCCGTCCAAGACGGGCGGCGCGCATCCCCCCTATGAGGAGTGGACCAAGGACGACCTGCTCACGCGCGCCCGCGAACTCGACGTCAAAGGGCGCTCGAAAATGACCAAGGGCGCGTTGATCAAGGCGCTGCGCGCCTGA
- a CDS encoding saccharopine dehydrogenase family protein, which yields MTIHWCGTGLSAIPGLRRLIKAGHEVSVWNRTTQKAEDAVGDLTQAIFAFDTDAISAVVQPGDIVVSMLPGDWHVPLAEMCLSKGAHFVSSSYIAPEMRALHARAEAAGLSFVNEIGLDPGIDHLMAHALMADFRSSGVMGDLSFISYCGGIPKHPNPFRYKFSWSPLGVLKALRSPSRSIRDFKELNVARPWDAISSYTAPLRNPESFEVYPNRDSLPFMQDYGFDAGWRVKEFVRGTLRLNGWAEAWKDVFAEVETLEGPAGDARLREMSDTFWAENAYEEGEPDRVVMCVSLKVEAGGGTVWHKTYVMDAWGDENGTAMARLVSIPLSLAIESVARGEMPAGVSAAPSDPALVERYLGEVDKLAQHLSIVDHLP from the coding sequence ATGACCATCCATTGGTGCGGCACCGGCCTTTCGGCCATTCCGGGTTTGCGACGGCTGATCAAGGCGGGCCATGAAGTGTCCGTCTGGAACCGGACCACGCAAAAGGCCGAGGACGCGGTGGGCGATCTCACCCAGGCGATCTTTGCCTTCGACACGGACGCGATCAGCGCCGTGGTGCAGCCCGGTGATATCGTGGTCTCGATGCTGCCCGGTGACTGGCACGTGCCGCTGGCCGAGATGTGCCTGAGCAAGGGCGCGCATTTCGTCTCGTCGTCCTACATTGCGCCCGAGATGCGCGCGCTTCATGCGCGGGCCGAGGCGGCGGGGCTGAGTTTTGTCAACGAAATCGGGCTTGATCCCGGCATTGATCACCTGATGGCACACGCACTGATGGCAGATTTTCGCAGCAGCGGGGTGATGGGCGATCTGAGCTTCATCTCCTATTGCGGGGGTATCCCGAAACACCCCAACCCGTTTCGCTACAAGTTCAGCTGGTCGCCTCTGGGTGTGCTGAAGGCGCTGCGCTCGCCCTCCCGCTCGATCCGTGATTTCAAGGAGCTGAACGTCGCCCGCCCATGGGACGCGATCAGCAGCTACACAGCCCCCCTGCGCAACCCCGAGAGCTTTGAGGTCTACCCCAACCGCGACAGCCTGCCCTTCATGCAGGACTATGGGTTCGACGCGGGATGGCGGGTGAAGGAGTTCGTGCGCGGCACATTGCGGCTCAATGGCTGGGCAGAGGCGTGGAAAGATGTCTTTGCCGAGGTTGAGACGCTGGAAGGACCAGCGGGCGATGCGCGCCTGAGGGAAATGTCCGACACGTTCTGGGCCGAAAACGCTTATGAAGAAGGCGAGCCTGATCGCGTGGTGATGTGTGTCTCGCTGAAGGTCGAGGCGGGCGGCGGCACCGTCTGGCACAAGACCTATGTGATGGACGCGTGGGGCGATGAGAATGGCACCGCCATGGCGCGGCTGGTGTCGATACCGCTGTCTTTGGCAATCGAGTCAGTTGCGCGGGGCGAAATGCCTGCGGGCGTGTCGGCAGCCCCCAGCGATCCCGCGCTTGTCGAGCGGTATCTTGGTGAGGTGGACAAGCTGGCGCAGCACCTTTCCATTGTCGATCACTTGCCCTGA